The Dioscorea cayenensis subsp. rotundata cultivar TDr96_F1 chromosome 7, TDr96_F1_v2_PseudoChromosome.rev07_lg8_w22 25.fasta, whole genome shotgun sequence genome includes a region encoding these proteins:
- the LOC120265810 gene encoding uncharacterized protein LOC120265810, with the protein MGKETLVGTVGGFDRHLFSCYKSPDVWPSHLESTEFDRLPGHGIASLKDSKDDINKWVTTRSTFYFYFSTSHLSLDACYLIIYKIYAEVHFLTTSSPYSFNHIWW; encoded by the exons ATGGGGAAGGAGACTTTAGTGGGAACGGTTGGAGGGTTTGATCGCCACCTCTTCTCATGCTACAAGTCTCCAGATGTATGGCCCTCTCATCTTGAATCAACGGAGTTTGATCGCCTCCCTGGACACGGCATCGCCTCTCTCAAGGACAGCAAGGATGATATCAACAAATGg GTAACTACTCGGAGCActttctacttttatttttcaacatcCCATCTTAGTTTGGATGCTTGTTATCTTATCATCTATAAGATTTATGCTGAGGTTCATTTTCTCACTACATCTTCTCCATACTCATTTAACCATATATGGTGGTGA
- the LOC120265116 gene encoding LOW QUALITY PROTEIN: mannan endo-1,4-beta-mannosidase 5-like (The sequence of the model RefSeq protein was modified relative to this genomic sequence to represent the inferred CDS: deleted 1 base in 1 codon) → MALLFLFNGFNSYWMMHIGVDPAERGKVSEVFRDAAAAGLSVCRTWAFSDGGYQALQVSPGVYDERVFQALDFVVSEAKRYGVRLILTIANNFQDFGGKAQYVQWAKDAGQWVSGEDDFYTNSVVKNYYKNHIKKVLTRYNTITNVVYKDDPTVMAWELINEPRCQVDYSGKTVHAWVEEMAAYTKSIDNKHLLDIGMEGFYGDSMPEKKQYNPGYQVGTDFITSNLLNNIDFATIHAYPDVWLSGQSEADQTAWTQRWMWSHWDDASKILKKPIVFAEFGKSDKDPGFSVTERDNYMSTIYRNVYNFAKSSDGTFGGGLVWQLIAEGMENYYDGYEIILSQNPSTAGLITRQSNVMASLSQLLN, encoded by the exons ACGTGGCAAAGTCTCTGAAGTGTTCCGTGATGCGGCCGCCGCCGGTCTTAGTGTTTGCAGGACTTGGGCTTTCAGTGATGGCGGTTACCAGGCTCTTCAGGTGTCTCCAGGGGTGTATGATGAACGAGTGTTTCAG GCGCTGGATTTTGTGGTTTCGGAGGCGAAGAGATATGGCGTTAGATTGATTCTGACC ATCGCTAACAACTTCCAGGACTTTGGAGGAAAAGCCCAGTATGTGCAGTGGGCTAAGGATGCAGGACAGTGGGTCAGTGGTGAAGATGATTTCTATACTAACTCCGTGGTGAAAAATTATTACAAGAACCACATCAAG AAAGTGTTGACAAGATACAACACCATCACAAACGTAGTCTACAAAGATGATCCAACAGTCATGGCATGGGAGCTGATCAACGAGCCACGTTGTCAAGTAGACTACTCTGGAAAGACGGTGCAT GCTTGGGTCGAAGAGATGGCTGCTTATACTAAATCCATAGACAACAAGCACTTGCTCGACATTGGAATGGAAGGATTTTATGGTGACTCAATGCCAGAGAAGAAGCAATATAACCCTGGATATCAAGTTGGCACAGACTTCATCACCAGCAATCTCTTAAATAACATTGACTTTGCAACCATCCATGCTTATCCTGACGTTTG GCTCTCTGGACAGAGTGAAGCAGATCAGACAGCATGGACACAAAGATGGATGTGGAGCCACTGGGATGACGCAAGCAAAATACTAAAGAAACCAATAGTGTTTGCTGAATTTGGCAAGTCTGACAAAGATCCAGGTTTCTCAGTGACAGAAAGGGACAACTATATGAGCACCATTTAcaggaatgtctacaattttgcAAAATCTAGTGATGGTACTTTCGGAGGAGGTCTTGTGTGGCAGCTCATTGCTGAAGGGATGGAAAATTACTATGATGGCTATGAGATCATTCTCTCACAGAACCCATCCACTGCTGGGCTGATCACTAGGCAGTCCAATGTTATGGCCAGTCTGAGCCAACTACTCAACTAA